Below is a genomic region from Pseudarthrobacter sulfonivorans.
CGTTCCACCGTGCTGGCAAGGACGCCCAGCGGAATGGTGAGGAGCAGATAGAAGAACGCCACGCCCAGCAGAACTGCCATGACCTGGTCACCGTTGGCGTTGGCCATTTGGCGTCCGTAGCCGAACAGTTCCAGGACAAAGAACGCGCCGGCGACGGAGGAGTTCTTGACGAGGGCAATCAGGATGTTGATCAGCGGCGGGATCACAGTCCGCAGCGCCTGCGGCAGGATAATGAGGTTCAGGACCTGGCCGAAATTCATGCCGATGCTGCGCGCAGCCTCAGCCTGGCCGAGCGGGACGCTGTTAACGCCTGAACGGACTGCTTCAGCAATGAAGGCCGCTGTGTAGGCGCTAAGCGCGATGATCGCTGCGACCTCGAACTGCTGGAATGTCACGCCGAGGCGGGGCAGGACAACCACAGCAAAAAAGAAGGCGATGGTCAGGGGTGTGTTCCGGAGGATTTCCACGTAGACGGTGCTGAAACCCCGCAGGGCTGCAACGGGGGAAACGCGGGCGGCTGCCAGGAGTGTTCCGAGGATGAGGGCGATGATCCCGGAGACGACGGACAGGAAAAGAGTGCGGAGAAGGCCTTCCCAATAAAGAGGGAGGTTTTCAATGATGACTTCCATAGGATCCTTCGGCTCTAGGCATAGGGGTCAAAAGCAGGGTGGCGGCTTCCGGGGAACGCGTGTAACGAATTCCACGGAAGCCGCCGTTGCTACCTAGTAGCGGACGATGGCAGGAAGCTCAGGGGCGGTCTTGATGACCGAACCTGCAGTTGCTTCCCAGGCCTTCTTGTAGGACCCGTCCTTGCCAAACGCCTCGAGCTGGTCGTTGATCCAGTTGCGGAACTCGGTGTCGCCCTTCTTCAGGCCAATGCCGTACGGCTCCTTGGTGAAGGTTTCATCCGAGGCCAGCTTGAAGACCTCAGGCTCCTTGTCCACAAAGCCGGCCAGGATCACGTTGTCCGTGGTGATGGCTTCAACCTGCTTGTTGCGCAGCGGCTCAAGGCAGGCCGAGTAGGTCCCGGCAGGCGACAGTTCGGCTTGGTACTTCTCAACGATCGTGGCAGCAGGGGTGGAGCCGGTCACGGAGCAAACCTTCTTGCCCTTGACGTCTTCGGGCTTCTTGATGGTGTCGTTGTCCTTGAGGACCATCAGCGCCTGGCCTGCCTCGTAGTACGGGCCGGCAAAGTCCACAACCTGCTTGCGCTTGTCGTTGATGGTGTACGTGGCGATGACCAGGTCTACCCTGCCCTGTTCGATGAACGGTTCGCGGTTGGCAGAGACAGTCTCTGACCATTCGATCTTGTCCGCAGCGATGCCCAGCTTGGCAGCGATCAGCTTGCCCATCTCGACGTCGAAGCCCACCGGCTTGCCGTCCAGACCCACCTGTCCGAAGAGCGGCTGGTCGTACTTTGTGCCGATCTTGATGGTGCCTGCGGCGGACAGCTTGGCCATGGTGGTGCCGGCGGCAAACGTCGGCTTGTCGGCAACAGTGGGATCGCTGGTGGTGCCGGGGGTGGTGCCGCCGCATGCGCTCAGGGACAACGCCAGGGCAGCAGTAGCCGCCACGAAGAACGACTTCCGGCGGGTCATAAATGCCTTCATGACATTCCTTTCATTGGTCGGCCGTGGGTCACGGCCTGGTGCGAACTGGAGGGTGTGTTCGTTGATGGAAAATCAGTGAGTGAGCAGCTTGGACAGGAAGTCCTTCGCGCGCTCACTCTTCGGGTTGGTGAAGAATTCTTCCGGCTTGGCATCCTCTACGATCTGGCCATCCGCCATGAAAACCACACGGTCGGCGGCTTTCCGGGCGAAGCCCATTTCGTGCGTGACCACAACCATGGTCATGCCTTCCTTGGCCAGCTGGATCATGACGTCAAGGACCTCGTTGATCATCTCGGGGTCCAGCGCAGAGGTGGGCTCATCAAAGAGCATGACCTTTGGTTTCATCGCCAGGGCGCGGGCGATGGCCACGCGCTGCTGCTGGCCGCCGGAGAGCTGCGCCGGGAGTTTGGGGGCCTGGTGCCCCACGCCCACGCGCTCCAGCAATGCCATGGCTTCCTTGTCGGCCTGGGCCTTGGCAACGCCTTTGACTTTGATGGGACCAAGCGTCACGTTCTCAAGGATGGTCTTGTGCGCGAAGAGGTTGAAGGACTGAAAGACCATCCCGACGTCGGCGCGGAGCTGGGCCAGCTCCTTCCCCTCCTCCGGCATCACCTTTCCATCAATGCTGATAGTGCCGCCTTCGATGGTTTCCAGACGGTTGATGGCACGGCACAACGTGGACTTTCCTGAGCCTGACGGGCCAATGACCACCACCACTTCGCCCTTACGGACGTGGAGATTGATGTCCTTCAAAACGTGCAACTGACCGTAATGCTTATTCACACCATTCAGGGAGACGAGCGCATCGCCGGGCACATGAGTAGTCATAAAGAAGAATCTAGCGAACATTGGCTGGTTATGAGGTGAATCACGCCAAGTTCGCGCGGATCGTGATTCAAGAGATACCTGCCACAGGCAGGCTGGCCTTGGCATTAGCCTTGTGGGATGAGCATCAACGGAGATCCGGCCAAAACTTCCCAGCCGCGCCGTAAGGGGCCCCTTGAACTCCGTCGCAAGCAGGCGGCTGTGGAAATGTCCGACCAGCATTTGCTTGATACCAAAGGCGCAGGACAGTTCGTCCATTCAGACCCCTGGCGTGTCCTCCGGATCCAGAGCGAGTTCGTCGAGGGGTTCGGCGCGCTTGCCGATCTGGGGCCCGCCGTCAGTGTCTTCGGCTCGGCGCGCACCAAGCCCGGCAGCCCGTACTACGAAATGGGCATGGAAGTAGGCCGGAAGCTGGCAGCCGCGGGCGTGGCCGTCATTACCGGCGGCGGTCCGGGCTCCATGGAGGCCGCCAACCGCGGCACCGTGGAAGGCAACGGCGTCTCCGTCGGCCTGGGCATTGAATTGCCCTTCGAGCAGGGCCTGAACCAGTGGGTGGACCTCGGCATTAACTTCCGCTACTTCTTCGCCCGGAAGACCATGTTCGTCAAGTATGCCCAGGGCTTCATCGTTCTTCCCGGCGGGTTGGGAACGCTGGATGAACTCTTTGAAGCCATGGTCCTGGTCCAGACCCGGAAAGTGACCTCCTTCCCGATCGTGCTCCTCGGCGTCGACTTCTGGGGGCCGATGATCGAATGGATCAAGGGCACCCTCGTGGCCGAGGGAATGGTCTCCGCAAAGGACCTGGACCTCATCCAGGTGGTGGACGATCCCGCCGAAGCGGTGCAACTGGTACTGCACTGGACGCCCCCGGTTTCCACCAACGGCGAGCAACGGCCCGAATAGGCCGCCAGCCCATATCTGGCACGATGGGTGCTGTGAGTTTTTTCCTGGTCTACCTCGCCATCGTGCTGATCGCCGCCACCCTGTGGGCAGGCGCCGGTGGCCGCCGCGGCATTCTGCGCAGCCTCCGCCGGGGCAGTGAACCGGCCACAGGCTCCGAGGTCCCGGAGAATCCGATTCTCTACCAGGGGTTCGGGCAGCCGCCCGCCAACCTTCCGCCGGTGCTGCTGCCCGCGGACGCTGCACCTGCCGACGTCGACCGGGTCCGCTTCTCCCTCGGCCTGCGTGGGTACCGGATGGACCAGGTGGACCAGGTCCTCGACGAACTGCGGGACCAGATCGCGGCCAAAGACGAAGAAATGGGCAGGCTCCGGGCACGGCTGCTGGAATCGGAACGGGCGGCGCACCCGGAGGCCGGCGCTTGAGCACTGACACGGGGGACCGGACGGGCCCGACGGCGTTGATCACCGCATTCGGCGCCCGCGCCATGTGGGCAGTCCAACGCTGGCCCTGGTGGCTGCAGGTTGCCGCCCTCTACGCCACTGCCCGGCTGGTCAGCGCCTGCATCTTTATGGCAGCAGCCCTGCACCAAGGACCCAACCCGTGGTTTCCGGCCGGCCCTGACTACTGGAACTTTATTAATATCTGGGATGCGCGATGGTACGGCCGGATCATCACCGACGGTTATCCCTCACCGCTTCCAACGGATGCCGCCGGCAACGTGCAGGAAAATGCGTGGGCCTTCTATCCGCTCTTCCCGGCCCTGGGCCGTGCGCTCGCAGGCCTGACCGGAATCAGCCCTGCCGTGGCGCTGACGGTCGTCGCCATGCTGGCGGGGTTGGGTGCGGCGCTGGTTTTGTACTGCCTGTTCAGGCACAAGGCTTCGCACACCGCGGCGCTTTGGGGCGTGGCATTCTTCGCGACCTTTCCGGTGTCCGCCATTCTCCAGGTCCCGTACGCGGAGCCCCTTACCGTTTTCCTGCTGGCCACCGCCCTGCTGCTCGTCATCAGGCGTCATTATTTCGTTGCCATGCCGGTGGTCCTGCTGCTGTGCCTTTCCCGACCCGTGGGCGTTCCCTTTGCCGCCATGGTGGGGCTTCTCTTCCTCTGGCGACTGGTCGAACGGGGGCGCGAGGAGCGGCCG
It encodes:
- a CDS encoding amino acid ABC transporter permease, producing MEVIIENLPLYWEGLLRTLFLSVVSGIIALILGTLLAAARVSPVAALRGFSTVYVEILRNTPLTIAFFFAVVVLPRLGVTFQQFEVAAIIALSAYTAAFIAEAVRSGVNSVPLGQAEAARSIGMNFGQVLNLIILPQALRTVIPPLINILIALVKNSSVAGAFFVLELFGYGRQMANANGDQVMAVLLGVAFFYLLLTIPLGVLASTVERKVAIAR
- a CDS encoding glutamate ABC transporter substrate-binding protein, which gives rise to MKAFMTRRKSFFVAATAALALSLSACGGTTPGTTSDPTVADKPTFAAGTTMAKLSAAGTIKIGTKYDQPLFGQVGLDGKPVGFDVEMGKLIAAKLGIAADKIEWSETVSANREPFIEQGRVDLVIATYTINDKRKQVVDFAGPYYEAGQALMVLKDNDTIKKPEDVKGKKVCSVTGSTPAATIVEKYQAELSPAGTYSACLEPLRNKQVEAITTDNVILAGFVDKEPEVFKLASDETFTKEPYGIGLKKGDTEFRNWINDQLEAFGKDGSYKKAWEATAGSVIKTAPELPAIVRY
- a CDS encoding amino acid ABC transporter ATP-binding protein; amino-acid sequence: MTTHVPGDALVSLNGVNKHYGQLHVLKDINLHVRKGEVVVVIGPSGSGKSTLCRAINRLETIEGGTISIDGKVMPEEGKELAQLRADVGMVFQSFNLFAHKTILENVTLGPIKVKGVAKAQADKEAMALLERVGVGHQAPKLPAQLSGGQQQRVAIARALAMKPKVMLFDEPTSALDPEMINEVLDVMIQLAKEGMTMVVVTHEMGFARKAADRVVFMADGQIVEDAKPEEFFTNPKSERAKDFLSKLLTH
- a CDS encoding TIGR00730 family Rossman fold protein, which gives rise to MSINGDPAKTSQPRRKGPLELRRKQAAVEMSDQHLLDTKGAGQFVHSDPWRVLRIQSEFVEGFGALADLGPAVSVFGSARTKPGSPYYEMGMEVGRKLAAAGVAVITGGGPGSMEAANRGTVEGNGVSVGLGIELPFEQGLNQWVDLGINFRYFFARKTMFVKYAQGFIVLPGGLGTLDELFEAMVLVQTRKVTSFPIVLLGVDFWGPMIEWIKGTLVAEGMVSAKDLDLIQVVDDPAEAVQLVLHWTPPVSTNGEQRPE
- a CDS encoding DivIVA domain-containing protein produces the protein MGAVSFFLVYLAIVLIAATLWAGAGGRRGILRSLRRGSEPATGSEVPENPILYQGFGQPPANLPPVLLPADAAPADVDRVRFSLGLRGYRMDQVDQVLDELRDQIAAKDEEMGRLRARLLESERAAHPEAGA